The proteins below are encoded in one region of uncultured Eubacteriales bacterium:
- a CDS encoding conserved hypothetical protein (Evidence 4 : Homologs of previously reported genes of unknown function) — protein sequence MDERVKELLDRVRDTAATVSEAAETTARYAGKYAGQMVDIAKLNMKIFDLKTDIGELLRGIGQVVYSTHQGKESNQADVESMLKSLDEKHAAVEELRERVAVLRSARECPDCGGICGRSDKFCKTCGKEL from the coding sequence ATGGATGAACGCGTGAAAGAGCTGCTTGACAGGGTACGGGACACAGCCGCCACTGTGAGTGAGGCGGCGGAGACCACCGCACGCTACGCGGGGAAGTATGCCGGGCAGATGGTTGACATCGCCAAGCTAAATATGAAGATCTTCGACCTGAAGACCGACATCGGAGAGCTGCTGCGTGGCATCGGCCAGGTGGTATACAGCACCCACCAGGGCAAGGAGAGCAACCAGGCCGACGTGGAGTCCATGCTGAAAAGCCTGGACGAGAAACACGCCGCCGTCGAGGAGCTGAGGGAGCGCGTCGCCGTTCTGCGCAGCGCCCGGGAGTGCCCGGACTGCGGCGGCATCTGCGGGCGCAGCGACAAGTTCTGCAAGACCTGCGGGAAAGAGCTGTAA
- the hndD gene encoding NADP-reducing hydrogenase subunit HndC, protein MEKNMVNLMIDRIPVTVPAGTTILEAARSAGIRIPSLCFLKEVNEIGACRICVVEVKGARSLVASCVYPVNEGMEVFTNTDAVRKSRQLTLELILSNHRMDCLTCSRSGKCELQQLAADLNIDAVRYANDDLVPQIEASAPHLVRDNSKCVLCRRCTAVCRKYQEVGVIGCNDRGFDTHVGCAFDRDLAEVDCVSCGQCIVACPTGALEEKDDTAKVWAALSDPTKHVVVGPAPSVRVTLGECFGMPVGTNVEGKMITALRRLGFDKVFDVDNAADFTIMEEGTEFLHRVQHGGALPMITSCSPGWIRYCEQHHSDMIPNLSTCKSPQSMFGSLVKTYYAEKMGLDPKDIVVVSIMPCTAKKYECQREEMRQNGWLPVDISLTTRELGRMITRAGLLFQNLPDDTADEMLGLASGAATIFGASGGVMEAALRTVVEIVTQGEMKPLEFNEVRGMEGIKEAAYELPGKTVRVCVASGLANAKKVLDGVKSGALQYDFIEIMGCPGGCVNGGGQPIQHADVRNWTDLRSLRAGALYTQDAGQKYRKSHENPVVQQVYEEYLGEPGSHKAHEILHTTYVPMDRYRT, encoded by the coding sequence ATGGAAAAGAATATGGTAAACCTGATGATCGACCGCATCCCCGTCACCGTGCCCGCCGGCACCACCATCCTGGAGGCGGCCCGGTCCGCGGGCATCCGAATCCCGTCCCTCTGTTTCCTCAAGGAGGTCAACGAGATCGGCGCGTGCCGCATCTGCGTGGTGGAGGTCAAGGGGGCGAGGAGCCTGGTAGCCTCATGCGTGTACCCTGTGAACGAGGGGATGGAGGTGTTCACCAACACCGACGCGGTGCGCAAGTCCCGCCAGCTCACGCTGGAGCTTATTTTGTCCAACCACAGGATGGACTGCCTGACCTGCTCTCGCTCCGGCAAGTGCGAGCTGCAGCAGCTGGCCGCCGACCTGAACATCGACGCCGTGCGCTACGCCAACGACGACCTTGTCCCCCAGATTGAGGCCTCGGCCCCCCATCTGGTGCGGGACAATTCGAAGTGTGTCCTGTGCCGCCGCTGCACCGCCGTGTGCCGTAAGTACCAGGAGGTGGGCGTTATCGGCTGCAACGACCGTGGCTTTGACACCCACGTGGGCTGCGCCTTTGACCGGGACCTTGCCGAGGTGGACTGTGTGTCCTGCGGCCAGTGCATCGTGGCATGTCCCACCGGCGCCCTGGAGGAGAAGGACGACACCGCCAAGGTCTGGGCCGCCCTGAGCGACCCCACCAAGCATGTGGTGGTCGGCCCCGCGCCGTCTGTGCGCGTCACTTTGGGCGAGTGTTTCGGGATGCCCGTTGGCACCAACGTGGAGGGCAAGATGATCACTGCCCTGCGCCGCCTGGGCTTTGACAAGGTGTTCGACGTGGACAACGCCGCCGACTTCACCATTATGGAGGAGGGCACCGAGTTCCTCCACCGGGTGCAGCACGGCGGGGCGCTGCCCATGATCACCTCCTGCTCCCCCGGCTGGATCCGCTACTGCGAGCAGCACCACTCGGACATGATTCCCAACCTCTCTACCTGCAAGTCCCCCCAGAGCATGTTCGGCTCCCTCGTCAAAACCTACTACGCCGAGAAGATGGGACTGGACCCCAAGGACATTGTGGTGGTGTCCATCATGCCGTGCACCGCCAAGAAGTACGAGTGCCAGCGGGAGGAGATGCGCCAGAACGGCTGGCTGCCGGTGGACATCTCCCTGACCACCCGTGAGCTGGGCCGCATGATCACTCGGGCAGGCCTTCTCTTCCAGAACCTGCCTGACGACACCGCCGACGAGATGCTGGGCCTTGCCTCCGGCGCGGCCACCATTTTCGGTGCGTCCGGCGGCGTAATGGAAGCGGCGCTGCGCACCGTCGTGGAGATCGTCACCCAGGGTGAGATGAAACCCCTGGAATTCAATGAGGTCCGGGGCATGGAGGGCATTAAGGAGGCTGCCTACGAGCTGCCCGGCAAAACGGTGCGGGTCTGTGTGGCGTCCGGCCTTGCCAACGCCAAGAAGGTGCTGGACGGAGTGAAGTCAGGCGCACTCCAATATGACTTTATCGAGATCATGGGCTGCCCCGGTGGGTGCGTCAACGGCGGAGGCCAGCCCATCCAGCACGCCGACGTGCGCAATTGGACCGACCTGCGCTCCCTTCGGGCGGGCGCCCTCTACACCCAGGACGCGGGCCAGAAGTACCGCAAGAGCCACGAGAACCCGGTGGTCCAGCAGGTCTATGAGGAGTACCTGGGCGAGCCCGGGAGTCATAAGGCGCATGAGATTCTGCACACCACCTATGTGCCGATGGATCGATATCGGACGTAA
- a CDS encoding Cyclic nucleotide-binding domain protein, which yields MDLSRFAQRDPKVAEFLSKIPSTLIDSGQLVNLTVGQVVVWQEDPVQYAYFLLAGELVTFGETEDGKKSSFLTLEAPSILSDLELLAGIPNYASSVMAGTDCTVLRCGAALVSRCLDSDLPFLRMTSALCNRKTYDSSFYRGKSAFRSSLDRAAIYLLRYCAQHPPETSRPTMVPKTRQAIASELIMSVKTVDRCLLRLQEMGCLTIVRGKVRVSPSQYELLVQTWGKGARSWPGADI from the coding sequence TTGGACCTTTCTCGTTTCGCGCAGCGCGACCCGAAGGTCGCTGAGTTTCTCTCAAAAATCCCCTCTACGCTGATCGATTCCGGGCAGCTAGTAAACCTGACCGTCGGTCAAGTGGTGGTCTGGCAGGAGGACCCGGTACAATACGCCTACTTTTTGCTGGCCGGAGAGCTGGTCACCTTTGGCGAAACCGAGGACGGGAAGAAGTCCAGCTTTCTCACTCTGGAAGCACCCAGTATCCTGTCCGACCTGGAACTGCTGGCCGGCATCCCCAACTACGCTTCCAGCGTCATGGCGGGAACCGACTGCACAGTGCTGCGGTGCGGAGCGGCGCTGGTGTCCCGCTGTCTGGACAGCGACCTACCCTTTCTGCGCATGACCTCCGCCCTGTGCAACCGAAAAACCTACGACAGCTCCTTCTACCGGGGCAAGTCGGCTTTTCGGTCAAGCCTCGACCGGGCGGCCATCTACCTGCTGCGCTACTGTGCCCAGCACCCGCCGGAGACGAGCCGCCCCACGATGGTGCCAAAGACCCGCCAGGCCATCGCCAGCGAGCTCATTATGAGTGTGAAGACGGTAGACCGGTGCCTGCTCCGCCTTCAGGAGATGGGGTGCCTCACCATCGTACGGGGGAAGGTGCGCGTAAGCCCGTCCCAGTATGAGCTTTTGGTGCAAACCTGGGGAAAAGGCGCCAGATCCTGGCCGGGAGCCGACATATGA
- a CDS encoding Polysaccharide biosynthesis protein has product MSSSEKKNTFFGGAAILAVSAILVKVIGAIYRIPLGNILSDEVMGDYNSAYNIYNFFLTISTAGLPVALSKTISEANALGRQNQVEKTFRVASLAFLALGLVSFFCMTVLAGPMAQILISNPKAVYCVLALAPSVLCVCIMSSFRGYFQGHFDMRPTGISQVIEAFFKLIVGLALAILFVKALDRPEFGSVGAIIGVSTGSVVALVYILFIFFHARQGKARTTATDKPQSSKRIFVNLMQLAIPITLGSAATSLVTLIDTKLVMSQLQSVYKAVDSLNEIQALDAARGLYGIYSKTMSIYNLPFSMMVPLTACIIPAVSAALARRDRREAQRISESALRVGLLLALPMGMGLFALGGPIMGLLFPAIDVSIAGPLLSVLGIASIFVALQLLCNSILQANGMVNLPILAVAIGGVVKILVNYTLVGNPDIRINGAPVGTLCCFIVISALELFIIHRTIPAPPRFLKAALKPFLSSAVMAGAAWASYGLLTNFLHLGNAISTIFAIGVGGVVYLVLVLALKAISREDLELMPKGDKIAKILRIS; this is encoded by the coding sequence TTGTCAAGCTCTGAAAAGAAAAATACGTTCTTTGGCGGCGCGGCGATTTTGGCCGTCAGCGCCATTCTGGTCAAGGTCATCGGAGCGATTTACCGGATTCCGCTGGGGAACATCCTCTCTGACGAGGTAATGGGCGACTACAACAGCGCCTACAACATCTACAATTTCTTCCTGACCATTTCCACCGCCGGTCTCCCCGTCGCCCTCTCCAAGACCATCTCGGAAGCCAACGCCCTGGGCCGCCAGAACCAGGTGGAGAAGACCTTCAGGGTCGCCTCCCTCGCGTTTCTCGCCTTGGGTCTGGTCAGCTTTTTCTGCATGACCGTGCTGGCGGGACCCATGGCACAGATCCTCATCAGCAACCCCAAGGCGGTCTACTGCGTACTGGCCCTGGCCCCGTCGGTGCTGTGCGTGTGTATCATGTCCTCTTTCCGGGGATACTTCCAGGGCCACTTCGACATGAGGCCCACCGGCATCTCCCAGGTCATCGAGGCCTTCTTCAAGCTGATCGTGGGCCTCGCTCTGGCCATCCTCTTCGTGAAGGCGCTGGACCGGCCCGAATTCGGCTCCGTGGGGGCCATCATCGGCGTGTCCACCGGCAGCGTAGTGGCGCTGGTCTACATTCTCTTCATCTTCTTCCACGCCCGACAGGGGAAAGCCCGCACCACCGCCACCGATAAGCCCCAGAGCTCCAAGCGTATTTTCGTCAATCTCATGCAGCTGGCCATCCCCATTACTTTGGGGTCCGCCGCCACCTCCCTGGTCACGCTCATCGACACCAAGCTGGTGATGAGCCAGCTTCAGAGCGTATACAAAGCGGTGGATAGCCTGAACGAAATCCAGGCGCTGGATGCTGCCCGGGGGCTCTATGGTATTTACAGCAAAACCATGTCCATCTACAACCTGCCTTTCTCTATGATGGTACCCCTCACCGCGTGCATCATCCCCGCTGTCTCCGCCGCCCTAGCCAGGCGGGACCGCCGCGAGGCGCAGCGCATCAGCGAGTCTGCCCTGCGGGTGGGTCTGCTGCTGGCGCTGCCCATGGGCATGGGCCTCTTCGCTCTGGGCGGGCCTATCATGGGCCTTCTCTTCCCCGCCATCGACGTCTCCATCGCCGGGCCGCTTCTGTCCGTGCTGGGCATTGCATCCATTTTCGTGGCCCTGCAGCTGCTATGCAACTCCATCCTCCAGGCCAACGGCATGGTGAATCTGCCCATTCTGGCGGTGGCCATCGGCGGCGTGGTGAAGATTCTGGTGAACTACACGCTGGTGGGCAATCCCGATATCCGCATCAACGGCGCACCCGTCGGCACCCTATGTTGCTTTATCGTCATCTCCGCCCTGGAGCTTTTCATCATCCACCGCACCATCCCTGCCCCGCCCCGTTTTCTTAAGGCCGCCCTCAAGCCCTTCCTCTCCTCCGCCGTCATGGCGGGCGCAGCCTGGGCGAGCTATGGACTGCTGACCAATTTCCTCCACCTGGGTAACGCCATCTCCACCATCTTTGCCATCGGTGTAGGCGGCGTGGTCTACCTTGTTCTGGTGCTGGCCCTCAAAGCCATCTCCAGGGAGGACCTTGAGCTCATGCCCAAGGGGGATAAAATCGCAAAAATCCTTCGTATTTCTTGA
- the hndC gene encoding NADP-reducing hydrogenase subunit HndC has protein sequence MKMNLVRSHILVCAGTGCSSSNSPKIIEAFDRELKAQGMDGEAQVVKTGCFGLCAMGPIVMIYPEGACYTKVTPEDVPEIVSEHIVKGRIVQRLLHMESDEGGQATSLAETTFYKHQLRIALRNCGVINPENIDEYIGVDGYAALGKILSENIPAQKVIDDILASGLRGRGGAGFPTGRKWQMTHDAVSPDGVKFVCCNADEGDPGAFMDRSVLEGDPHSVLEAMAIAGYCIGAQQGYIYVRAEYPIAVKRLQIAIDQAHEYGLLGKNIFDSDFSFDIELRLGAGAFVCGEETALMTSIEGKRGEPHPRPPFPANKGLFQRPTLLNNVETYANITWILNHGPEAFAAIGTPKSSGTKVFALGGKIANTGLVEIPMGTPLRTVVEDIGGGCPGGKKFKAAQTGGPSGGCIPASLIDTPLDYESLGAIGSMMGSGGLIVMDEDNCMVDIAKFFLEFIVDESCGKCTPCRIGTKRLLGLLTKITEGEGTMEDLDTIEELCHHIKSSALCGLGQTAPNPVLSTLQHFRDEYVAHIVEKRCPAKVCKKLLRYTVVPENCRGCTMCAKNCPADAISGAVRAPHVIDQSKCIKCGVCMDNCRFNAILMG, from the coding sequence ATGAAGATGAATTTAGTCCGATCCCATATTCTGGTCTGCGCGGGCACCGGCTGCTCCTCCTCCAACAGTCCCAAGATCATCGAGGCCTTCGACCGTGAGCTGAAGGCCCAGGGCATGGATGGGGAGGCCCAAGTGGTGAAGACCGGCTGTTTCGGCCTGTGCGCCATGGGACCCATCGTGATGATTTACCCCGAGGGGGCCTGCTACACTAAGGTAACCCCGGAGGACGTACCCGAGATCGTGTCGGAACATATTGTGAAGGGCCGCATTGTCCAGCGCCTTTTGCACATGGAGAGCGACGAGGGCGGCCAGGCCACCAGCCTTGCCGAGACCACGTTCTATAAGCACCAGCTCCGCATCGCGCTGCGCAACTGCGGCGTCATTAACCCCGAGAACATCGACGAGTACATAGGCGTGGACGGCTACGCTGCCCTAGGCAAGATCCTCTCCGAAAACATCCCCGCCCAGAAAGTCATCGACGACATCCTGGCCTCCGGTCTCCGTGGCCGGGGCGGCGCGGGTTTCCCCACGGGCCGCAAATGGCAGATGACCCATGACGCGGTGAGTCCCGACGGGGTAAAATTCGTGTGCTGCAACGCCGACGAGGGTGACCCCGGCGCGTTCATGGACCGCTCGGTGCTGGAGGGGGACCCACACAGTGTGCTGGAGGCCATGGCCATTGCGGGCTACTGCATCGGGGCCCAGCAGGGGTACATCTACGTCCGGGCCGAGTACCCCATTGCGGTGAAACGCCTGCAGATCGCCATCGACCAGGCCCATGAGTACGGGCTGCTGGGCAAGAACATCTTCGACTCTGACTTCTCCTTTGACATTGAGCTCCGCCTTGGCGCGGGTGCCTTCGTCTGCGGCGAGGAGACGGCGTTGATGACTTCCATCGAGGGCAAGCGGGGCGAGCCCCATCCCCGTCCCCCCTTCCCCGCCAACAAGGGCCTCTTCCAGCGGCCCACCCTCCTCAACAACGTGGAGACCTACGCCAACATCACCTGGATTTTAAACCACGGGCCCGAGGCCTTCGCCGCCATCGGCACGCCCAAGAGCTCGGGCACCAAGGTCTTCGCCCTGGGCGGCAAAATCGCTAATACGGGCCTCGTCGAGATCCCCATGGGCACCCCCCTGCGCACCGTGGTGGAGGATATCGGCGGCGGCTGTCCCGGCGGGAAGAAGTTCAAGGCCGCCCAGACCGGCGGCCCCTCCGGCGGCTGCATCCCGGCGAGCCTTATCGATACGCCGCTTGACTACGAGTCTTTGGGGGCCATCGGCTCCATGATGGGTTCCGGCGGCCTCATCGTCATGGATGAGGACAACTGCATGGTGGACATCGCGAAGTTCTTCCTCGAGTTTATTGTGGACGAGTCCTGCGGCAAATGCACCCCCTGCCGCATCGGCACCAAGAGGCTGTTGGGCCTGCTGACCAAGATCACTGAGGGTGAGGGCACCATGGAGGACCTGGACACCATTGAGGAGCTGTGCCACCACATCAAATCGAGCGCCCTGTGCGGCCTGGGCCAGACGGCCCCCAACCCGGTGCTCTCCACCCTCCAGCACTTCCGGGACGAGTACGTGGCCCACATCGTGGAGAAACGCTGTCCCGCCAAGGTTTGCAAGAAACTGCTGCGCTACACCGTCGTTCCCGAAAACTGTCGCGGCTGCACCATGTGCGCCAAGAACTGTCCTGCAGACGCCATCTCGGGCGCTGTACGCGCCCCCCACGTCATCGACCAGAGCAAATGCATCAAGTGCGGCGTGTGCATGGACAACTGCCGTTTCAACGCCATTCTGATGGGCTAA
- a CDS encoding Transporter, major facilitator family protein, protein MDGKRRSIALLFACNFLCGLCFYAPVATLYRQAAGLSLLNISVIESVSFGVMLVLEAPWGRLADRLGHRRTIVICFFILALSKVVFWRAETVCGFLVERLLLAAAGAGLSGCDSAYLFSLSEEGEAQKVYERWNAWQTAGMLAAGGISSLFLTGRYRLSALLTVFTYLGAALLTLGLTEPEGEVRNSRERPDFKEAFRQSLRLTPFLLAAALLSETAQFITVFLSQAQYLRAGISERWFGLLYAVVTAVSLLGAASHALTRRLGEGRSIGVLLLVAALICLGMAIWPLGVVAVAGVVLLRLAAALFLPLSLSLQNREAARGSVGQATQLSCNAVVMDLVSLFLNPAFGQSAELGTDRALLLGGLACGVGLAVVAGWRRTEGRRNTDRHSSPRAGPQ, encoded by the coding sequence ATGGACGGGAAGAGGCGCAGCATTGCGCTCCTTTTTGCATGCAATTTTTTATGCGGACTGTGCTTTTACGCGCCGGTAGCCACCCTGTATCGACAGGCAGCGGGACTTAGTCTGCTGAACATTTCGGTGATTGAGAGCGTCTCCTTTGGCGTCATGCTGGTGTTGGAGGCGCCGTGGGGGCGTCTGGCAGACCGGCTGGGTCACCGGCGGACCATTGTAATCTGTTTCTTCATCCTGGCGCTCTCAAAGGTCGTCTTCTGGCGGGCGGAAACTGTCTGTGGCTTTCTCGTGGAGCGGCTGCTGTTGGCGGCCGCGGGGGCTGGGCTTTCAGGGTGTGACTCGGCTTACCTTTTCTCCCTGTCGGAAGAGGGGGAGGCGCAGAAGGTCTACGAGCGGTGGAATGCCTGGCAGACGGCAGGAATGTTGGCCGCGGGCGGAATATCGAGCCTCTTTCTCACCGGGCGGTACCGGCTGTCTGCCCTGCTTACGGTATTCACCTATCTGGGAGCGGCGTTGCTCACGCTAGGGTTGACGGAGCCGGAGGGAGAGGTGCGGAACAGCCGGGAGAGGCCGGATTTTAAAGAGGCGTTCCGGCAGAGCCTTCGGCTGACTCCGTTTCTTCTGGCTGCGGCGCTACTGAGCGAGACGGCACAGTTTATCACGGTCTTTTTGAGCCAGGCGCAGTATCTGCGCGCCGGGATCTCGGAGCGGTGGTTCGGGCTGCTGTACGCCGTGGTCACGGCGGTCTCCCTGCTGGGGGCTGCATCCCACGCGCTGACCCGGCGGCTGGGCGAGGGGCGGAGCATTGGAGTACTGCTCCTCGTCGCGGCGCTGATATGCCTTGGGATGGCGATCTGGCCCCTGGGGGTTGTGGCCGTGGCAGGGGTGGTGCTCCTCCGTCTTGCGGCGGCCCTCTTCCTCCCGCTTTCCCTGTCGCTGCAAAACCGGGAGGCCGCCCGCGGCAGCGTGGGGCAGGCCACGCAGCTCTCCTGCAACGCCGTTGTGATGGACCTGGTCTCCCTGTTTTTAAACCCGGCCTTTGGGCAGTCGGCGGAGCTGGGGACGGACAGGGCGCTGCTCCTGGGCGGGTTGGCCTGTGGGGTAGGGCTGGCGGTAGTCGCGGGGTGGCGGCGAACAGAGGGCCGGAGAAACACGGATCGCCACTCCAGCCCGCGCGCCGGTCCGCAATGA
- the punA gene encoding Purine nucleoside phosphorylase 1 translates to MNYSFAQYQESADYIRAKIGDFSPKVAMVLGSGLGFMGDEVENAVAVPYGEIPHFKASTAPGHKGQLVFGTLAGQKVAVMQGRMHHYEGYSYEEVSYAVRVLRLLGCDTLVVTNAAGCVNTTWKAGDLMLITDQIKIFMESPLRGENLSEFGVRFPDASHLYTPALRDVARKAAGELGLDLREGVYMYWPGPQYETPAEVRLARTLGADACGMSTAPEVITAGHCGMQVLGFTLLSNMAAGILNQPLSEEEVLEAAAACKDKFSRLVLECLKGM, encoded by the coding sequence ATGAACTACTCGTTTGCCCAGTACCAGGAGAGTGCCGACTATATTCGCGCCAAAATCGGGGATTTCTCGCCCAAGGTGGCCATGGTGCTGGGCTCCGGCCTGGGCTTTATGGGAGATGAAGTTGAGAACGCTGTCGCCGTCCCCTACGGGGAGATTCCCCACTTCAAGGCGTCCACCGCGCCGGGGCACAAGGGCCAGCTGGTCTTCGGCACCCTGGCAGGGCAAAAGGTCGCCGTCATGCAGGGACGGATGCACCACTACGAGGGGTACTCTTACGAGGAGGTCTCCTACGCGGTGCGGGTGCTAAGGTTGCTGGGGTGCGACACACTGGTGGTGACCAATGCCGCCGGGTGTGTGAACACCACATGGAAGGCAGGCGACCTGATGCTCATCACCGATCAGATCAAAATTTTCATGGAGTCCCCCCTCCGGGGCGAGAACCTGAGCGAGTTTGGTGTGCGGTTCCCCGACGCGTCCCACCTCTACACCCCCGCGCTCCGGGACGTGGCCCGCAAGGCCGCCGGTGAGCTGGGTCTCGACCTGCGCGAGGGCGTCTATATGTACTGGCCCGGTCCCCAGTACGAAACCCCCGCCGAGGTCCGCCTCGCCCGCACTCTGGGTGCCGACGCCTGCGGCATGTCCACCGCGCCGGAGGTCATCACCGCCGGGCACTGCGGGATGCAGGTTCTGGGCTTTACCCTTCTCTCCAACATGGCCGCCGGCATCCTAAACCAGCCCCTCAGTGAGGAAGAGGTGCTGGAGGCAGCCGCTGCGTGTAAGGATAAGTTCTCCCGGCTGGTGCTGGAGTGCCTGAAGGGCATGTAA
- the mtaD gene encoding 5-methylthioadenosine/S-adenosylhomocysteine deaminase, which produces MSTLFINVTAVLMDESGTVLDNAFVAVEGGKIAYVGLDKPQGKFDEVIDGKGNVLMPGLVNTHTHIPMTAMRGYGDGHDLQDWLFNYIFPVEDKWDDRAIRACTDLGLAEMIASGTTAIEDMYMFCDAIAQEVASSGMNANITRGATLGEEAFDPAGHAACIETRELVERWHGYNGGQILVDASLHGEYTSRPELWEYLVGYAKENGLGMHVHVSETKKEHEECVARFGLTPTQVLAKHGVFDVRAIAAHCVWTTPEDWAILAAKGVTAAHNPCSNLKLGSGIAPVIGMRKAGVNVAIGTDGVSSNNSTDMFEDMKIAAMLQNGAERDPLALLPIDALRMATVNGAKALGRNSGRVAVGCDADLILVDFTKPNLIPRHDVISNLVYAAHGCDVVMNMCRGKVIYKNGEFLTLDMERIRREVAEYALPHLFG; this is translated from the coding sequence ATGTCAACTCTTTTTATCAACGTCACCGCCGTCCTGATGGACGAGTCAGGCACAGTTCTGGACAACGCTTTTGTGGCTGTGGAGGGCGGAAAGATCGCGTATGTGGGGCTTGATAAGCCCCAGGGCAAATTTGACGAGGTGATCGACGGGAAGGGCAACGTACTGATGCCCGGCCTCGTCAACACCCACACCCACATTCCCATGACCGCCATGCGGGGCTATGGGGACGGGCATGATTTGCAGGACTGGCTCTTTAACTACATTTTCCCGGTGGAAGACAAGTGGGACGACCGGGCCATCCGGGCCTGCACAGATTTGGGGCTTGCCGAGATGATCGCCTCGGGTACCACCGCCATCGAGGACATGTATATGTTCTGCGACGCCATCGCTCAGGAGGTAGCCTCCTCCGGAATGAACGCCAACATTACCCGGGGCGCCACGCTGGGTGAGGAGGCCTTCGACCCCGCCGGTCACGCCGCCTGCATCGAGACCAGGGAACTGGTCGAGCGGTGGCACGGGTATAATGGCGGACAGATTCTGGTGGACGCGTCCCTCCACGGCGAGTACACCTCCCGGCCGGAGCTTTGGGAGTATTTAGTGGGGTATGCCAAGGAAAATGGTCTGGGGATGCACGTCCACGTCTCCGAGACGAAAAAGGAGCATGAGGAGTGCGTGGCCCGGTTTGGGCTGACACCCACTCAGGTTTTGGCAAAGCACGGCGTGTTCGACGTGCGGGCCATTGCAGCCCACTGCGTATGGACCACGCCGGAGGACTGGGCCATTCTGGCCGCTAAGGGAGTCACCGCCGCCCACAACCCCTGCTCCAACCTGAAACTGGGCAGCGGCATTGCACCCGTGATCGGGATGCGCAAGGCCGGGGTCAACGTGGCCATCGGCACCGACGGGGTCTCCTCCAACAACAGCACCGATATGTTTGAGGATATGAAGATCGCCGCCATGCTGCAAAACGGCGCGGAGCGCGACCCGCTGGCCCTCCTCCCTATCGACGCGCTGCGAATGGCCACGGTGAACGGGGCAAAGGCCCTGGGCCGCAACAGCGGGCGCGTCGCCGTGGGGTGCGACGCGGACCTCATTCTGGTGGACTTCACAAAGCCCAACCTCATCCCCCGGCACGACGTTATCTCCAACCTGGTCTACGCCGCCCACGGCTGCGACGTGGTGATGAATATGTGCCGGGGCAAGGTCATATACAAAAATGGGGAGTTCCTCACCCTGGATATGGAGCGCATCCGCCGCGAGGTGGCGGAGTACGCCCTGCCCCATCTCTTCGGCTGA